TTTTGGAAAGGACAAAGGAGAAAGGTTTGGTTGTGGCTTCATGGGCACCTCAGGTTCAGATCCTTGGTCACAGTTCAGTTGGTGGGTTCCTGAGCCATTGTGGTTGGAACTCGACTTTGGAGAGTGTGCAAGAGGGAGTGCCTTTGATAACATGGCCACTCTTTGCAGAGCAGAGGATGACTGCAGTGATGTTAACCGATGGACTTAAAGTGGCATTGAGACCAAAATTTAACGAGGATGGCATAGCGGAGAAGGAGGAGATTGCAAAAGTGATTAAGTGTCTTCTGGAAGGAGAAGAAGGTGCAGGAATGCGTGGAAGAATGAGGAATTTAAGAGATTCTGCTGCTAATGCACTCAAGGATGGTGGCTCTTCAACACAGACACTGTCTCAGTTGGCTAACCATTGGGAAAATTTCAGAGGGATTTAGTAATGTTGTTCTTCTTACATACCTTGCTCTAAGTTTGATATTTTGGGTGTTTCTCTACACTTGTTTTCTTCGTGAGATTGAATGGATGGTTTGTAATGGTTCTTTtggtgtttttatttataatgagaaGACAGAGAATTTTATTCATCCGTTGCTTAGTTCCATTCCGTTTTTATCTTCATCACAATCAATATTCTTTGCATCTGCTCGGggcttcaatttttttcttttgacctGTCAAAACAAAGACCAAGAACATGCTTTGTTACTCCAAAATACAATTCTATATTGTATATGGTTGAAGTCTATCCATAATCCAACAATTATTGTTTATGTTCCTAAAACATATGCCCTTGAGACCCATCAATAATTTTTGAGGAAGGTGCCTTGTAACAGACAGCCAATGGAAAAGAAAGTCAATAAAAACCATAGTTGTCAACTTAGACTGATCAACATTCTCAAATCTCTACACCAATAAGATACAGACAGATCAGAAACATACAAATAGACAgaacattttcaatttctattttgttggtataaaaaaaatctcattttcaaCCTAATCAGAAACCATTTTATAGATAACTTCCAAAGTAATTATCATagagtttatatatacatatatccCAAACCATTGGTCTGAATGAACAGCAGAGATTCAATGGCGAAAACAACCCACATAGCAGTAGTTTCGATCCCTGCATTCAGCCACCAAGCCTCCATTGTTGAGTTCTGCAAGAGATTGGTTCATGTCCATCACCACTTCCAGGTGACCTGCATCTTCCCCACCATAGATGCACCTCTCCCTGCCACACTCACTCTCCTCAAATCTCTTCCTTCCAACATCAACTGCACTTTCCTCCCTCCCATCAACAAAAGGGACCTACCCCAAGATGCTCTCTCAGTAGTGCAAATCCAACTCGCAGTGTTTCAATCCATACCATCCATCCAACACGCACTACGGTCTCTCCTTTCAACCACGCCTCTGGTAGCTCTAATTGCCGATCTTTTCGCAAACGAGGCGCTGGAAATAGCAAAGGAGCTCAAACTCTTGTCCTACGTATACTTCCCTCATTCTGCCATGGCAGTCTCAGTGTTCCTCCATTTGCCATCTTTACACCAGCAAATTTCATGCGAATACAGAGATCACAAAGAAGCCATCAACATTCCAGGGTGTGTACCAATCCAAGGCCGCGATCTTCCCTCGCATTTTCAAGACCGATCTACTCTTGCTTATAAGTTAATTCTCGACCGCTGCAAGAGACTCTCTCACGCTCACGGTTTTATAGTTAACAGCTTCTCCAAAATTGAAGAAAGTTGTGAGAGGGCCTTGCAGGAACATAACAGAgtcagcagcagcagcagcaaaaGTTCCGGTGTTTATCTGATTGGGCCAAATGTTCAAACGGGGTCCAGCAATGATCCAAAGGGTTCAGAATGTGTGAATTGGTTGGAGAATCAAGAGGCTAAATCGGTTTTGTACGTGTCGTTTGGAAGTGGAGGCACACTTTCTCAGCAACAGATGAATGAGTTAGCTTTCGGGTTGGAGTTGAGTGGTGAGAAATTCTTGTGGGTAGTGAGAGCTCCCAGTGATTCTGCAGATGGTGCTTACCTTGGTGCTTCTAGTGATGACCCTTTACAGTTTTTACCAAATGGGTTCTTGGAGAGAACCAAAGGTCGTGGCTTTGTTGTTCGTTCTTGGGCACCACAGACCCAAATCCTTGGTCACGTTTCAACCGGTGGGTTTTTAACTCATTGCGGGTGGAATTCAGCACTTGAGAGTATTGTGCTGGGAGTGCCGATGGTTGCTTGGCCCTTGTTTGCTGAACAGAGAACGAATGCGGTTTTGTTAACAGAAGGTGTCAAAGTGGCTTTAAGGCCAAAATTCAATGACAGTGGCATAGCTGAGAGGGAGGAAATTGCGGAGGTGATAAAGGGTCTGATGGTGGGTGAAGAAGGACGTTTGATTCGTGGAAGAATTGAAAAGCTCAGAGATGCAGCTGCTGAAGCTTTGGAAGAACATGGGTCCTCCACAAGGGCACTTTACCAATTTGGCACTCAGATAGAGAGCTTAGCGGGACAGTCCTAGTGTAAAATGTATTCCTTTCtcaaaggaaaaattaaaatgaggGAAGCACTAGAAATAAACTCTGGTTCTGTTGACACAGTTTGATATTTCAATTCTGCTGCCTCTTGCAGAGCCAAATATAATATTAGTTCTATCTATTTTGAAGACATCAAATTCAAGATCGCCAAATTTTGTTCGACTAAAGACGATTGCATATGGGTGATAGTTTAATTTggaaaaaacataaattttaatttgatctttAACTTTGTTAACTCTGTTatctttttaaatgttttaaaaaagtaaCGAGTATATATTTCTATGATGTTTTTGCCCATCACCTTGTTAACTCtgttatctttatttattttagtttagtttgTGAGTGATTTATTGCATAGAATCGAGTCAATAATAATAACCCATCCTTATACGGGTTAAGGGTTGAGCTGGTTTGTCTTGACACTtgttttttaagttgtttttaaaaattttagattttttaaaattttttatatatacatctGTCTTGTGCCTTAACTGGGTTGAGTATGTTGTTAAATGTGTCCTGATCTGAGAGTGTACACAACTTCTGACGTTGGGAGTTATTTTTGCTAtgaataacttaaaaaataacatatactCTTCTATGGTCAAACtttaaattcatcttaaaagTAATTTCATCTTCCAAACCACTCAATGCAGGAAGGAAACAAATTAGGAATAGCACTCAAAGCACAACTAATACATAAAACAATTTaaggaaaaaagaaatagtTTCCTAA
This sequence is a window from Vigna angularis cultivar LongXiaoDou No.4 chromosome 2, ASM1680809v1, whole genome shotgun sequence. Protein-coding genes within it:
- the LOC108329037 gene encoding hydroquinone glucosyltransferase, translated to MNSRDSMAKTTHIAVVSIPAFSHQASIVEFCKRLVHVHHHFQVTCIFPTIDAPLPATLTLLKSLPSNINCTFLPPINKRDLPQDALSVVQIQLAVFQSIPSIQHALRSLLSTTPLVALIADLFANEALEIAKELKLLSYVYFPHSAMAVSVFLHLPSLHQQISCEYRDHKEAINIPGCVPIQGRDLPSHFQDRSTLAYKLILDRCKRLSHAHGFIVNSFSKIEESCERALQEHNRVSSSSSKSSGVYLIGPNVQTGSSNDPKGSECVNWLENQEAKSVLYVSFGSGGTLSQQQMNELAFGLELSGEKFLWVVRAPSDSADGAYLGASSDDPLQFLPNGFLERTKGRGFVVRSWAPQTQILGHVSTGGFLTHCGWNSALESIVLGVPMVAWPLFAEQRTNAVLLTEGVKVALRPKFNDSGIAEREEIAEVIKGLMVGEEGRLIRGRIEKLRDAAAEALEEHGSSTRALYQFGTQIESLAGQS